A single Bacteroidota bacterium DNA region contains:
- the rsxC gene encoding electron transport complex subunit RsxC: protein MNSTLTFRHGIHPEEYKELSEHCRVERMPFVEEYILPLAQHLGAPSKPLVQKGNKVKRGQKIAAANGFVSVALHSPVDGTVTGISLAENPNGQMVQSIIIKADPFSTQQLTPSIPKSYEEMNVKEFIASVQDAGIVGLGGAAFPAHVKFSIPEGKTCRYIMLNGCECEPFLTSDHRTMVEYPDDVMDGIRILQHFLKAEKIFIGIEANKPDAINILHEKAKNSGLPVEVIPLKVKYPQGAEKMMINAIIAKEVPSGKLPLDIEALVTNISSIAAISQWFRKGQPLIERIVTVTGTAVKRPANILVPFGTPMRDVVELCGGITSEAARILLGGPMMGMVQKSLDIPVVKGTSGILILTSDEVKDLSQYTCIRCGRCLEACPMYLNPSLLGMLAKKGLWEEMETNHILDCFECGCCSYVCPSGIPLVQSFRVGKSIIREHNAREKEKEKV, encoded by the coding sequence ATGAATTCAACATTAACCTTCAGGCACGGAATCCATCCCGAAGAATACAAAGAGCTATCGGAACATTGCAGGGTGGAACGAATGCCTTTTGTAGAAGAATATATTTTACCTCTTGCACAACATTTGGGAGCGCCAAGCAAACCCCTGGTGCAAAAAGGAAATAAAGTAAAACGAGGACAAAAAATTGCAGCAGCAAACGGTTTTGTTTCTGTTGCACTTCATTCACCAGTTGACGGAACTGTTACCGGAATTTCTCTTGCTGAGAATCCGAACGGACAAATGGTTCAAAGCATAATTATCAAAGCAGATCCTTTTTCTACACAACAACTTACTCCTTCTATTCCGAAGTCCTATGAAGAAATGAATGTGAAAGAATTTATTGCTTCGGTTCAGGACGCAGGCATTGTTGGATTGGGTGGCGCTGCATTTCCGGCTCATGTTAAATTTTCTATCCCCGAAGGGAAAACCTGTCGCTACATCATGCTGAATGGCTGCGAGTGCGAACCGTTTCTTACTTCTGACCACAGAACAATGGTTGAATATCCCGATGATGTGATGGATGGAATCAGAATCCTCCAGCATTTTTTAAAAGCAGAAAAAATATTTATAGGTATTGAAGCAAACAAACCTGATGCGATAAATATTCTTCATGAGAAAGCCAAAAACTCAGGACTTCCAGTAGAAGTAATTCCATTAAAAGTAAAATATCCGCAGGGAGCAGAAAAGATGATGATCAACGCCATCATTGCCAAGGAAGTTCCAAGCGGAAAACTTCCATTGGATATTGAAGCCCTTGTAACAAACATCAGTTCCATTGCCGCCATCAGCCAATGGTTCCGAAAAGGACAGCCGCTCATTGAAAGGATTGTTACCGTAACGGGCACAGCAGTGAAAAGACCTGCAAATATTTTAGTTCCCTTTGGAACTCCCATGCGTGATGTAGTGGAATTGTGCGGAGGAATTACTTCCGAGGCTGCAAGAATTTTACTCGGTGGACCCATGATGGGCATGGTTCAGAAATCACTTGACATTCCTGTTGTAAAAGGAACTTCCGGAATTCTGATACTGACTTCGGATGAAGTAAAAGACCTTTCACAATATACTTGTATCCGGTGCGGCAGATGTCTGGAAGCTTGTCCCATGTATCTCAATCCTTCTCTGCTTGGCATGCTGGCAAAAAAAGGTCTGTGGGAAGAAATGGAAACGAATCATATATTGGATTGCTTTGAATGCGGATGTTGTTCTTACGTTTGCCCTTCGGGAATTCCGTTGGTGCAGAGTTTCAGAGTAGGAAAATCTATTATTCGGGAACATAATGCCAGAGAAAAGGAAAAAGAAAAAGTATAA
- a CDS encoding RnfABCDGE type electron transport complex subunit D, protein MSEEKKLTVSTSPFLHDKATTPWIMYQVVFSLIPIIGAAYYFFGLGAMAVLFFSVAGCFFIEQLFSKSFFSGDKIKDGSALITGLLLGLTLPPGFPLWMAFLGGIVAIGMGKLIWGGLGMNVFNPALVGRAFLQAAFPTAITTWSPPDGRYFSFRGTNIGYPFFQADNVDGITTATPLSKMKFDHVFANWQDLFFGNTGGSLGETCGILFLLAGIYLIARKIIHWRIPVAIILTVVIFSGIFWLIDPAKYPSPVFMLFSGGLMLGTIFMATDLVTSPITPKGAWIYAIGIGIFIVLIRLWGGLPEGVMYAILLMNAATPLLNILVKVKPFGYKK, encoded by the coding sequence ATGAGCGAAGAAAAAAAATTAACAGTTTCTACATCCCCTTTCTTACACGACAAGGCAACTACTCCCTGGATTATGTATCAGGTTGTATTTTCTTTGATTCCAATCATCGGAGCTGCTTATTATTTCTTCGGACTGGGAGCAATGGCTGTACTGTTTTTTTCAGTTGCGGGGTGTTTTTTTATCGAACAATTATTCAGTAAATCTTTTTTCAGTGGCGATAAAATAAAAGACGGAAGCGCATTAATCACCGGTCTTCTGCTGGGATTAACATTGCCTCCGGGCTTTCCTTTGTGGATGGCTTTTCTCGGAGGAATTGTTGCTATCGGAATGGGAAAATTAATCTGGGGAGGATTAGGCATGAATGTTTTCAATCCCGCTTTGGTAGGAAGGGCTTTTTTGCAGGCGGCATTTCCTACTGCCATCACAACATGGTCGCCACCCGATGGAAGATATTTTAGTTTCAGAGGAACAAACATCGGCTATCCTTTTTTTCAAGCTGATAATGTAGATGGAATAACCACCGCCACTCCTTTATCCAAAATGAAATTTGACCATGTGTTTGCCAACTGGCAGGATTTGTTTTTCGGCAATACAGGAGGATCTCTTGGCGAAACCTGCGGCATACTTTTTCTGCTCGCAGGAATTTATCTTATTGCCCGTAAAATTATTCATTGGAGAATTCCGGTTGCAATTATTCTCACAGTTGTAATTTTCTCGGGTATCTTTTGGTTGATTGATCCGGCAAAATATCCAAGTCCGGTATTCATGCTTTTTTCAGGAGGACTGATGTTGGGAACAATTTTTATGGCAACCGATTTAGTTACATCGCCCATCACTCCGAAAGGCGCATGGATTTATGCAATCGGAATAGGAATTTTTATTGTATTGATTCGTCTTTGGGGAGGTCTCCCTGAAGGTGTGATGTATGCTATTTTGCTGATGAATGCGGCAACTCCTTTACTAAACATTTTAGTTAAAGTAAAACCATTTGGATATAAAAAATAA
- a CDS encoding FMN-binding protein — protein sequence MEEAENTDNKPSAQESTGEKEPSSLRLILTLGIAGFLAGLIMVSTYLYTKPLIEANKAAAIEKAIFKVLPKCTSFKTLELKDGKLSEFDIKNKTAKGEAPKLVYQGFDSTKAMIGFAILGSEIGFADVITILMGYDANKKIIIGYEVLECKETPGLGDKIFKKADFLKNFTSLLTEPEIKFAKHGEKHNPNEVEAITGATISSKAVIRLLNKSMKEWKGPINDFINSNDNKPSEAKK from the coding sequence ATGGAAGAAGCTGAAAATACTGACAACAAACCTTCTGCTCAGGAAAGTACCGGAGAAAAAGAACCCAGTTCCCTTCGGCTTATTCTGACTTTGGGTATTGCGGGATTTCTTGCCGGTCTGATTATGGTGAGTACTTATCTTTATACCAAACCATTGATTGAAGCTAACAAAGCTGCGGCTATTGAAAAAGCCATCTTTAAAGTATTACCCAAATGTACTTCCTTCAAAACGCTGGAACTTAAAGACGGAAAACTTTCAGAGTTTGACATTAAGAATAAAACAGCAAAAGGAGAAGCGCCAAAGCTTGTTTACCAGGGATTTGATTCCACAAAGGCGATGATCGGCTTTGCAATACTCGGCAGCGAGATCGGATTTGCTGATGTAATCACTATTTTAATGGGATACGATGCCAACAAGAAAATCATTATTGGCTATGAAGTGCTGGAATGCAAAGAAACTCCCGGACTGGGAGATAAGATTTTTAAAAAAGCTGACTTCCTGAAAAACTTTACTTCTCTCTTGACTGAACCTGAAATTAAATTCGCCAAGCATGGAGAAAAGCATAACCCAAACGAAGTGGAAGCGATTACAGGCGCAACCATCAGTTCAAAAGCCGTCATTCGTCTTCTGAATAAATCAATGAAAGAATGGAAAGGACCCATAAATGATTTTATTAATTCCAACGACAATAAACCTTCTGAAGCAAAAAAATGA
- a CDS encoding electron transport complex subunit E: MSEENKSRAMEEFTKGLWKENQIFVTILGMCPSLAVTNSVINGLAMGIATTCVLILSNLLISLCRNIIPNQVRITAFIVIIATLVQVIDFFMAALVPDVHKELGAFIALIVVNCIILGRAESFAAKNNPWLSVVDGAGMGLGFTFALTVIGIIREILGNGSLFNISLFGPKFEPWIIMILPPGGFITLGFLLLGFSWYAQRKINKLQQKKK; the protein is encoded by the coding sequence ATGAGCGAAGAAAATAAAAGCCGGGCGATGGAGGAATTCACAAAAGGATTGTGGAAAGAAAATCAGATTTTCGTTACCATACTCGGAATGTGTCCTTCGCTTGCTGTCACCAACTCTGTCATTAACGGTTTGGCTATGGGAATTGCAACAACGTGCGTGCTTATCCTCTCAAATTTGCTGATCTCACTTTGCAGAAATATAATTCCAAACCAAGTGCGGATTACTGCTTTTATTGTAATCATTGCTACACTTGTTCAGGTCATTGATTTCTTTATGGCGGCACTTGTTCCGGATGTTCACAAAGAACTTGGCGCTTTTATCGCCCTCATAGTTGTTAACTGCATTATCCTTGGCAGAGCAGAATCATTTGCTGCAAAAAATAATCCATGGCTTTCTGTTGTAGATGGAGCCGGAATGGGATTAGGATTTACGTTTGCTCTAACTGTGATTGGAATAATCCGTGAAATCCTTGGCAACGGCTCGCTGTTTAATATTTCTTTATTCGGACCTAAATTCGAACCCTGGATAATTATGATACTTCCTCCGGGTGGATTTATTACTCTTGGATTTTTGTTATTAGGATTCAGCTGGTATGCTCAGCGAAAAATAAATAAGTTACAACAAAAGAAAAAATAG
- a CDS encoding electron transport complex subunit RsxA, which yields MENLVWIFVSALLINNFVLAYFLGLCSFFGVTTKIDTAIRLGAANTFVMIITALSVYALNKWVLVYAPYLQMICFIVVIASAVQFVEMVIKKLSPALFKALGIYLPLITTNCAILAIALFATNKGYGLVEGLVYAIGAGLGITLAYVLLAGIREESRLTYIPKLIQGTAINMIIAGILSMAFMGFAGLFSSH from the coding sequence ATGGAAAATTTAGTTTGGATTTTTGTTTCCGCTTTATTAATAAACAATTTTGTTCTTGCTTACTTTCTGGGGCTCTGCTCTTTTTTTGGAGTCACCACAAAAATTGATACTGCCATTCGGCTGGGCGCAGCAAACACCTTTGTAATGATCATCACAGCTCTTAGTGTCTATGCTTTAAATAAATGGGTACTGGTGTATGCACCCTATCTGCAGATGATTTGTTTCATCGTTGTAATTGCCAGCGCTGTTCAGTTTGTTGAAATGGTTATCAAAAAATTAAGTCCTGCATTATTTAAAGCGCTCGGTATATATCTCCCTTTGATAACTACCAATTGCGCCATACTTGCCATTGCGCTTTTTGCCACTAACAAGGGTTATGGATTGGTTGAAGGATTAGTTTATGCAATTGGTGCCGGACTGGGAATAACTCTTGCTTATGTGTTGCTTGCAGGAATCAGGGAAGAATCAAGACTGACCTACATCCCAAAATTAATTCAAGGCACTGCAATAAATATGATCATCGCAGGAATATTATCAATGGCATTCATGGGCTTTGCAGGATTATTCAGTTCTCATTAA
- a CDS encoding citrate transporter, translating to MLNIFLNLGTSITELVNSCPIRIEFILFALTLLGVALFHNQTMRVALIGLSSILIFKLLFVTDFNIVHHIIGGDGHEGEWRTLLNLLGLLFGFAILAKLFEESGIPQKLPEYLPNDWKGGFVLLVLIMVISSFLDNIAAAMIGGAVALVVFKGKVHIGYLAAIVAASNAGGAGSVVGDTTTTMMWIDGVNALDVTHAFVASFAAILIFGIIAAKQQDKYQRITKDAPVGGVTIDWKKIIVVAMILAGAIITNWTLDFPAAGVWIAILLGAAFTKTPWKEVPNAVKGTIFLLSLVLCASMMPVNELPGASWHTAFALGFVSAVFDNIPLTKLCLEQGGYDWGILAYSVGFGGSMIWFGSSAGVALSNMYPQAKSTINYIKGGWHVTFAYIVSFFIMLSIVGWHPHAPHKKGMVKTETEMPAPESETH from the coding sequence ATGCTGAACATTTTTCTCAACTTAGGTACAAGTATAACCGAGCTGGTAAACTCATGCCCCATCCGGATTGAATTTATTTTATTTGCACTCACACTTTTGGGTGTTGCCTTGTTTCATAATCAGACCATGAGAGTGGCTTTAATAGGGCTTTCCTCCATTTTAATTTTTAAATTACTTTTTGTCACTGATTTTAATATTGTTCACCACATCATAGGTGGAGATGGGCACGAAGGAGAGTGGCGCACATTATTAAATCTGCTTGGATTATTATTCGGCTTTGCCATCTTAGCCAAGCTCTTTGAAGAATCAGGCATCCCGCAAAAGTTACCCGAATATCTTCCCAATGACTGGAAAGGTGGTTTTGTGCTCCTTGTTTTGATTATGGTTATCTCTTCTTTCCTCGATAACATTGCCGCAGCCATGATCGGAGGTGCTGTTGCTTTGGTAGTATTTAAAGGGAAAGTTCATATCGGTTATCTTGCCGCTATTGTAGCAGCGAGCAACGCAGGCGGAGCAGGAAGCGTTGTGGGAGATACAACAACAACAATGATGTGGATTGACGGAGTAAATGCGCTGGATGTTACTCATGCTTTTGTTGCCTCTTTTGCTGCCATTCTGATTTTTGGGATCATCGCTGCAAAACAGCAAGACAAATATCAGCGGATAACCAAAGACGCGCCTGTTGGCGGTGTAACAATTGATTGGAAAAAAATTATTGTGGTCGCCATGATTCTTGCGGGCGCAATCATCACTAACTGGACGCTTGATTTTCCCGCTGCCGGTGTTTGGATTGCCATTTTGCTAGGCGCTGCATTTACAAAAACACCATGGAAAGAAGTTCCGAACGCAGTGAAAGGAACCATCTTTTTATTATCACTTGTGCTCTGCGCTTCCATGATGCCGGTGAATGAATTGCCGGGCGCTTCGTGGCATACCGCATTCGCTTTAGGATTTGTTTCTGCCGTGTTTGATAATATTCCGCTCACCAAATTATGCCTTGAACAAGGTGGTTATGATTGGGGAATCCTTGCCTATTCTGTTGGCTTTGGCGGTTCCATGATCTGGTTTGGTTCCTCAGCCGGTGTGGCGCTTTCCAATATGTATCCTCAGGCAAAATCAACTATCAATTATATTAAAGGCGGTTGGCACGTTACATTTGCTTACATCGTTTCATTCTTTATTATGCTTAGCATAGTGGGGTGGCATCCTCATGCTCCTCATAAAAAAGGAATGGTCAAGACAGAAACTGAAATGCCCGCTCCGGAAAGCGAAACACATTAG
- a CDS encoding CusA/CzcA family heavy metal efflux RND transporter translates to MLNKIIQFSIKNKLVIGIFTLFLIGYGSYEFTKLPIDAVPDITDNQVQVITITPALGAPDVERLISFPIEQVNSNIPGLKNIRSFSRFGLSVVTIVFDDDVDIYWARQQVTERLQQAQEQIPKGFGTPTLAPVTTGLGEIYQYSVRAKKGYENKYDAMKLRTIQDWIVRRQLLGVKGVADVSSLGGYLKQYEIAVDPAKLLANNITINDIFTALENNNQNTGGAYIEKGPTVLFIRSEGLVGTFDDIKNIVVKNLPNGTPLLIGNVADVRLGSATRYGAMTYNGKGEVSGAVVMMLKGANSNEVIERIKERIVLIQKTLPEGVVIDAFLDRTKMVNSAIGTVETNLMEAILIVLFVLVLFLGNFRAGFLIASVIPLSMLFAVIMMNLFGVSGNLMSLGALDFGLIVDGAVILVEAVMHRLTHSKHFVSINKLSQPEMDGEVGTSVSRIMNSAVFGQIIILIVYLPIFALEGIEGKMFKPMAQTVVFALLGAFILSLTYVPMMSALFLSKKIAHKKTFSDRIMNRLDRIYQHTLDKVLNFPKTIIASAVLLFLIAIFVMTKLGGEFIPSLEEGDFAVETRVLTGSNLTTSMNAVSTGARILLEKFPEVEKIVGKTGSSEIPTDPMPIEATDMMIILKDKSEWTSAKTFPELTEKMSKALEDVPGVTFGFQYPVQMRFNELMTGARQDVVCKIFGENLDTLARYGKKLGDISNTVQGARDLYVEAVTGMPQIVIQYNRSAIAQYGLNISDINNVLNTAFAGQSSGLVYEEEKRFDLVVRLSGEQRKNLQDVQNLLIPTPNGTQIPLNAVAKVEITEGPNQIQRQDAQRRIIVGFNVSGRDVQSMVKELQEKVDKQIKLPPGYFITYGGAFENLEKAKQRLSIAVPVSLLLIFLLLYFTFNSVKQGLLVYSAIPLSAIGGIFALAVCGIPFSISAGVGFIALFGVAVLNGIILIAEFNRLKSEGVDDVKRIVIQGTKIRLRSVLMTGAVPALGFLPMAISQGAGASVQRPLATVVIGGLLIATFLTLFVLPILYIMFEKGISFGKKKINVTASVIVFFATFLFANNSSAQNPITLQSAIDTALKNNLSLRNEKLNADYLQKLKGTAWDIPQTTVSYDYGQINSAFTDNKFGITQNIKFPSVYARQKTVFNEEWKSGILNVAVKENELKKQVTEVYYELLYLQQKQKLLQHTDSIYATFLQNAEQRFSKGESNILEKTTAETQRGQIKIQLSELENDLAILKLQFKLLLNTNTDFIPSESNFKISPPVLADTSAIQQNPFIKQLEQQQQIGFAKYKLEKSKLLPNLFATYNNMSIQGNGADNIFYTSSNRFQSFQVGIGIPLFFGSQKSGIGAMKIYWQISQNNYLLGMQTMKTEYQQAVLEYNKNLQTVNYYESTANKNADVIIKTANLQFQNGDINYLEWVMLTNNAIAIQSEYLDAVKNLNQSIIKINSLTNK, encoded by the coding sequence ATGCTCAATAAAATAATTCAGTTCTCTATAAAGAACAAACTCGTCATCGGGATATTTACGCTGTTCCTCATCGGTTACGGTAGCTACGAATTCACAAAACTCCCGATTGACGCAGTGCCCGACATCACCGACAATCAGGTACAGGTAATCACCATCACTCCAGCGTTGGGTGCTCCCGATGTAGAACGGCTTATTTCTTTTCCCATTGAACAGGTGAACAGCAACATTCCCGGCTTGAAAAATATCAGAAGTTTTTCCCGCTTCGGTTTGTCGGTGGTTACGATTGTGTTTGACGATGATGTGGATATTTATTGGGCGAGACAGCAAGTTACAGAACGGCTTCAACAAGCGCAGGAACAAATCCCAAAAGGTTTTGGAACACCAACGCTCGCACCCGTTACAACAGGGCTTGGAGAAATTTATCAGTATTCTGTACGCGCAAAAAAAGGATATGAAAATAAATATGACGCGATGAAACTTCGCACCATTCAGGATTGGATTGTAAGAAGGCAGTTGCTCGGTGTGAAAGGAGTTGCCGATGTAAGCAGTTTGGGTGGATACTTAAAGCAATATGAAATTGCCGTTGACCCCGCAAAGTTGCTTGCAAATAATATTACTATCAATGATATTTTCACTGCGCTGGAAAATAATAATCAGAACACAGGCGGAGCATACATTGAAAAGGGTCCGACAGTTTTATTTATCCGCAGTGAAGGATTGGTTGGAACTTTTGACGACATAAAAAATATTGTGGTCAAAAATCTTCCTAACGGAACACCGCTTTTGATTGGCAATGTAGCGGATGTTCGTTTAGGAAGCGCGACACGATACGGAGCAATGACTTACAACGGAAAAGGCGAAGTTTCAGGTGCAGTGGTAATGATGTTGAAAGGCGCAAACAGCAATGAAGTAATTGAAAGAATAAAAGAACGCATCGTGCTAATTCAAAAAACATTGCCCGAAGGAGTGGTGATTGACGCTTTCCTTGACAGAACAAAAATGGTGAACAGCGCCATCGGCACGGTAGAAACAAATTTAATGGAGGCCATTTTGATTGTACTTTTTGTGTTGGTTTTGTTTCTCGGAAATTTCCGCGCAGGTTTTTTAATTGCATCCGTCATTCCGCTCTCCATGTTATTCGCGGTAATCATGATGAACCTTTTTGGCGTGAGCGGAAATTTAATGAGTTTAGGTGCGCTTGATTTCGGTTTGATTGTGGACGGAGCGGTAATTCTTGTTGAAGCCGTAATGCACCGCCTCACGCACAGCAAACATTTTGTAAGCATAAATAAATTAAGTCAGCCCGAAATGGACGGAGAAGTGGGAACATCCGTAAGCCGAATTATGAACTCTGCCGTGTTCGGACAAATAATTATTCTCATAGTATATCTGCCGATTTTTGCGCTCGAAGGAATTGAAGGAAAAATGTTCAAGCCGATGGCGCAAACCGTTGTGTTCGCTTTGCTTGGCGCATTCATCCTTTCGCTCACTTATGTTCCGATGATGAGCGCACTATTTCTGAGCAAAAAGATTGCGCACAAAAAAACTTTTTCAGACAGAATAATGAACCGCCTCGACCGCATCTATCAGCACACGCTTGACAAAGTTTTGAATTTTCCAAAAACAATAATTGCATCAGCAGTTTTACTTTTTCTCATTGCAATTTTTGTAATGACAAAATTAGGCGGTGAGTTTATTCCTTCATTGGAAGAAGGCGACTTCGCTGTTGAAACCCGTGTACTCACAGGGAGCAATCTCACCACTTCTATGAATGCAGTTTCAACAGGAGCGAGAATTTTATTAGAGAAATTTCCAGAGGTAGAAAAAATTGTCGGCAAAACAGGAAGCAGTGAAATTCCCACCGACCCCATGCCAATAGAAGCAACGGATATGATGATTATTTTGAAAGATAAATCAGAATGGACATCAGCAAAAACTTTTCCCGAACTCACCGAAAAAATGAGCAAGGCACTGGAAGATGTGCCCGGAGTTACTTTTGGTTTTCAATATCCCGTGCAAATGCGTTTCAACGAATTGATGACGGGCGCAAGGCAGGATGTGGTCTGTAAAATTTTCGGAGAGAATTTAGATACGCTCGCCCGCTACGGAAAAAAATTAGGCGACATCAGCAACACCGTTCAGGGCGCAAGGGATTTATATGTAGAAGCCGTAACGGGAATGCCTCAAATTGTAATTCAATACAACCGTTCTGCCATTGCCCAATACGGTTTGAATATTTCCGACATCAATAATGTGCTGAACACCGCATTCGCAGGACAAAGCAGTGGATTGGTTTACGAGGAAGAAAAGCGTTTTGATTTGGTAGTGCGTTTGAGTGGAGAGCAACGGAAAAATTTACAGGATGTGCAAAATCTTTTAATCCCCACTCCGAATGGAACGCAAATTCCCTTAAATGCAGTTGCAAAAGTTGAAATCACAGAGGGTCCGAATCAAATACAAAGACAAGACGCGCAACGCAGAATCATTGTCGGTTTCAATGTGAGCGGAAGAGATGTGCAAAGTATGGTGAAAGAATTACAGGAAAAAGTTGACAAGCAAATAAAATTACCCCCTGGATATTTTATCACTTATGGAGGAGCGTTTGAAAACCTTGAAAAAGCAAAACAAAGATTATCCATAGCAGTTCCCGTTTCGTTACTGCTTATTTTTCTTCTGTTATATTTCACTTTCAATTCTGTGAAACAGGGATTGTTGGTTTACTCCGCAATTCCGCTTTCCGCCATCGGAGGAATATTTGCGCTGGCAGTTTGCGGAATACCTTTCAGCATTTCAGCGGGCGTTGGTTTCATTGCATTGTTCGGGGTGGCGGTGCTGAACGGAATTATTTTGATAGCGGAATTTAACCGCCTGAAAAGTGAAGGCGTTGACGATGTAAAAAGAATAGTCATTCAGGGAACAAAAATCCGCTTGCGTTCCGTGTTAATGACAGGAGCAGTTCCCGCATTAGGATTTTTGCCGATGGCAATAAGTCAGGGCGCAGGCGCATCCGTGCAACGACCATTGGCAACCGTTGTAATCGGAGGTTTACTCATTGCAACATTCCTCACTCTTTTTGTTTTACCAATCTTATACATCATGTTTGAAAAAGGAATTTCATTCGGAAAGAAAAAAATAAATGTTACAGCATCAGTAATAGTTTTCTTCGCAACATTTTTGTTTGCAAATAATTCATCTGCTCAAAACCCGATTACGCTTCAAAGTGCGATTGATACCGCTCTGAAAAATAATCTTTCATTGCGGAATGAAAAACTAAACGCAGATTATTTACAGAAACTCAAAGGCACAGCATGGGATATTCCGCAGACAACCGTTTCATATGATTACGGACAAATCAACAGCGCATTCACCGATAATAAATTCGGAATAACGCAAAACATAAAGTTCCCTTCGGTATATGCACGGCAAAAAACTGTTTTCAACGAAGAATGGAAAAGCGGAATATTGAATGTTGCCGTGAAGGAAAATGAATTGAAAAAACAAGTCACGGAAGTATATTATGAATTGCTGTATTTACAGCAAAAACAAAAACTCTTACAGCATACCGACAGCATTTACGCAACCTTTCTGCAAAATGCAGAACAGCGTTTCAGCAAAGGAGAAAGCAACATTCTTGAAAAAACAACTGCCGAAACACAACGGGGGCAAATTAAAATTCAGTTATCAGAGTTGGAAAATGATTTGGCAATTCTGAAATTGCAATTCAAATTACTGCTCAATACAAATACAGATTTTATTCCCTCCGAAAGTAATTTCAAAATATCTCCGCCTGTATTAGCCGATACATCCGCAATTCAGCAAAATCCATTTATAAAACAATTAGAACAACAACAACAAATCGGATTTGCAAAATATAAATTGGAAAAATCAAAACTCCTCCCGAATCTTTTTGCTACCTATAATAATATGAGCATACAGGGAAATGGAGCGGATAATATTTTTTATACTTCTTCCAATCGTTTTCAATCCTTTCAGGTAGGTATCGGAATCCCTTTATTTTTCGGCTCGCAAAAATCAGGTATCGGGGCAATGAAAATATACTGGCAGATTTCCCAGAACAATTATTTGCTCGGAATGCAAACAATGAAAACCGAATACCAGCAAGCAGTTTTAGAATACAATAAAAATCTGCAAACAGTAAATTATTACGAAAGCACCGCCAATAAAAATGCGGATGTAATTATTAAAACCGCCAACCTTCAGTTTCAAAATGGCGACATCAATTATTTAGAATGGGTAATGCTTACCAATAACGCCATCGCCATTCAAAGCGAATATCTGGACGCAGTAAAAAATCTGAATCAAAGTATCATCAAAATAAATTCATTAACAAACAAGTAA